The genome window TATAAGAAGCCCATATCTTTGTTTTCAAGAGGTTTCCATAGTGGATTAATTGAGCACACAGCACTCACCATGATGTTAATTCTGACAGAAGCCAAGTCATGAGGCTGGGTTGCTGAGGTTTTGGGTTGAAATGTTTTTGCCGGATTCTTATTGTATTTGCACTTAATTATACCTTCTGTGTGTTCTGGATATATCTGTGGATTATGTCTCTGTTACTCTGTTACTGTTTACTTATGTCACAGACTAAAACCTAGTCACCTAGTCAAGTGTTCCCGTCTCTGATTATGTTGCCCTCATATCTGAGTGGGAGTAAGTTCTGGAAAGAAGGGTCCCCACATGGCCTTTCATCCCGCTATTCGTCTGTACAGCAACAAGTTGAATCGCTCCGTTCATTGACTTAATTGTTGAAAAAGTCACCCGTCCTTAATGGGTATAATGGGTAGTACCCTGAGTGGGATGGTGAAGTTTAGAACATGCACACGTGCTATACTTTCTACCTGGTTTGTTTACTTTCCCCTCCACGTGGCAATCCACTGCTCTGGCTGTTAACTCAGACCCTCTGGAAGCTCACCCAGCAACGTGCCCCGTACTACCCAGCTAGATGGCTGCCTCCTAGTGTTTTTTTAGTTATGAGATACTGGTAATGATTTGTACACAGACTTTTAGAAAACAATACTGGGGTAATGATAAAAGCAGGAAACTCTCTATTTTTACAATGCAACATTTGTTTAGCAATTTATCATTCTCTGCAAGATTCTACTACTGGATGAATAAATTCAATAGCATGATGCAACTTCAGCATGCAACTAGTGTATTTTCAGTAATATTTGAATATCTAGTCATTATTCACATCATCAGtaaaaaaagcacacattttAACTTAAGTGCAGTCATGCATGCTCACTAGTATTTGAGTTTAACATATTTATCACTTTCATTCACAAGCAtttgaaagatgtttttttttgttaatcttTGGAGTAAATCTTGATTTTTGccttgtgtttctgcaggggTTAGGCAGTGCGAGCACGGTTTCCCTTCCTGAAAGCCTGCTCTTTGTGTCCACCTTGGATGGAAACCTGCATGCTGTTAGCAAGAAATCAGGCTCTATCAAGTGGACTCTGAAAGAAGGTAAGACGAGAGGAGTGGAGCTGACTGGAGCTCTGTCAAGTTGTACCGTCTCAAGGAACATATATTTATTCTGGTTACTTTTGCAAAGGGGAAGTGCTTTTGAATGCTGCCACAGGAAAGAAATGacaatttgattatttattttttcatttttaaacatgatAAGATGCTTTTggcttttgttatttttggttttcatttatGCTGAGAGGAGAATGCTTTAACACTTTAACTTTACAAATCAGTGTAGGTAAATAATTTAGCAGTGTGGACCACAGATTAAACCTCTTGTAGGTTTAACTCAGACTGAGCACAGAAAAACGATAAAATGttattgtcactgttttttGGTTACACAAATTTTCAAGTAAAAACATGATTATCTGAATGTAAAAAGTAGGGTGTGACCACTATTACCATTTAAAGCAAACTATTCAAATGTTATAGAAAACCACTGATACCGTTATTTGAAAACCACTACTTGAGTTAAACCTACCTAATTTTTATCTTATAATAATATCTGAAGTTTCTTTACaataatgcatttaaatacaataataaattgGGTTTAGATTTTACTCATGAACtcgttttacattttttctaaaTTGATCTTATTAGatacaggaaatgttttctaGGATTGAATCTTGTGTTTAGGCTGTACTTGAAGCAAGTGCTGTGAGATGTTCTGTTAGACGTGGAGACTGGTTAATTATTAACAGAAAGACGACAAATATAGTCTGTAATCAAGGTCACAGAAGGAAAGGGTGAGCAACTTACTCATGTatcacctgcacacacatagaCTGTTATATGGTTACCTTGTTAATGTAAACATTGaattcttaaaaaacaaaaacttactGGTGATTAAAAAATGTGCTGAAATTTTTTGTGAAGTTCCTTTCTTAAAATAAGATGCATAATATCATagataaagacattttcagttttatacaTATACTTTATGTTACATGTTTCATTAACACTCTTATACTATCAACTGTGATAGACTAAAATGTTTTGAGTCTTGTTCTGGCTAGGTCCAGCTAATGCCCAGATCATTAATAATCAGAAGCCAAGGCTGCTTCCTCCGCATCATCTGTTTTTCCTGACAGACCTACTGAATATAAATTGATCACTTCTGTACCAGGCTTTTTACACACCTGTTGTTATGTTCCAGTCAGGCAACCATACACCCACATAGTGAAGAGGAGGCATTCTTTCCCTGGACCAAAACAGTCCATATGCATGTCCTCTCAGTGTTTACTTGTCTCCCCACTGGATTTGTgaacatgtatttgtatttcagCCAACCACATCCTTCTGTGCAACACAGAAAACCTCTATTTGCTCACCACCTCTACAATTACATGTAATGAATGCTGATGCATCTTAAGCACAACAGTCATTGACGAACTTTGGGTAATGCTACACCTTCCCCCTGCTATTGTTGACCCCTTTGAGCTCCTCCGGAGAGCCACACTGTTTGGTCCACACCCTGTATGTTCACACGGTGgggaggtgtgtttgtgtagaagCAATGACGGTTTGGGCTTTGCTAGTTAGCTCTTGGCTAAAGTCCATGCTAAGTAGGCTAAATGTGAAAACTCACCTTTTTATTCCAGCTTTGGCCCTCTGCTCAGTGTCTACTTGCCCCCggtttttgttattatttggAATAGGCcatcacaaagaaaacaagcacaaatgTTTTGGCCATGAATTCTTCAGTGTACAACAGTTCTTCAGTTTCATGATTGGGTCCCTGTAGCTTTTCATCAACAATGAATATAATTCAACTCCTCATCAAAAGGCCCAATAAAGAAATGGAAAGAGTAGTGTGGCATTTCATTCCTAAAAGCACCTCACCTTAACTGTCCTTCCAAAACTCAAATATTCACTGACATTAATATAAAGAGATGTTATAGTAGTACAGTGTCATCAAATGTGGACTCATTAAACAGTCAGTTTTTGCTCCAATAATCGTTACATGCTTTACTAGAAAGAGCCGTTTGCCAGCAtgactgtttgtctttcttgtttGCCAGACAGGTTTTCGTTTggactttgttttctgtgcagtttAATGTCACTAACGTTCATGGCATTTCTTAACATCTAATTAGACATGATTTCTGTTGTATGTCATTGTTCTTGTTAGTCCTGACTGcattttgtctccttttctctcctcacaGATCCAGTTCTTCAGGTCCCCACACATGTGGCAGAGTATGTATCTGTGAATTGTTTTCTGCATGATTGTGCATATACACACTTATGAGCCATAACATTAGGATCACTTACACATGATGCCGATTATCTCAGAACAACAGTTCATGTCAAGGGATGGGACATATTAGATGGTAGTACAACAATAAGTGTTGCCTCATTTTCATGTTGGGTTCTcaacatgaaaaaaaatgaGCAAATGTAAAGGCCTCAGTGACTTTGTCACAGCCTGTTGAAGCATCTTCGTGAAGTAACTCCTGGTCAGCAGTGGTATATACCTACCAGGTTCTGAGGATACACCACAGAAAGGGCGTTGGGGAATGAATCTGACCCATGATGGCTTCACCTTAAAACCTCTTCTACTAAAGATCAGCAGCTAATGTCTTGGTGACAGATAACACAGTACACCGTCAGAGGTCTCATATGAATCCATGTCTTGGTGGGTCAGAACTGTTTAAAAGCACATGCAAAACCAACATTTTATTAGGCAGGGCTGCTTATAATGTTTTGGCTCATCAGTTAATATAATTGTGTGCTGCACCTGTCTGTAACAAAAGATGTTGAAATGGATGCCATAACCTGTTGAACTTGTCTTGTCACTCAAACTAAATGCTTACATTTTGCCCTTTTACTGGTCCCAAAATGTGACTGTTTCTTGTTGACTCTTACCACCAGGCCTGCTTTTTTGCCCGACCCCAATGATGGCAGCCTTTACTCTCTGGGAGGAAAGAACAACGAAGGGCTGACAGTAAGAGGAAATAACCTTATCATAAATTATAATCTCCCATTTCTGCGAGAAACATTCTTCACTTCCCTGTTCTATAGAaaaaatatgcttaaaataaTGCACCCTCATTCTGGACTTGCAATTATGGTTGTGCAAGATGTTTCccatacaaaaaatatttaacccCATGTGCAGTTcccacttttttttcttaaacgTATCAAATCATGgttcatttaatttgtctgttttgacaACAGTTTAactaaaaattataaaataaaataacttacaATGGGAGTGAATGCTTGCCTTGAGATGTACAGGATGGTTATGGTTAACTAatctttttatcattttgattGAATAGAAATTACCATTCACAATCCCTGAGTTGGTCCAAGCCTCTCCATGTCGCAGTTCTGATGGAGTCCTGTACATGGGTAAGGCTAATTCTCAAGTAGAAATGATGTGTTTTGATGTTCTGTATGCAACAATCTACTCGGATTAAGCTGAATTATTGTCATGAGTTTCCTTAAGAATAAGTGGGTGCAGttggtgtctctgtgtgactccTCACCTTTAATGAGCTGGTGTTATCTGGCTGAACAGAAAATGTTATAGTACTTTTCTGTTCCACTCATTCTGTGGCCGTAGTCTGTTCTCTTTTGAATTTACAACAGTTAACAGAGGAAGGTAATCTACCATAGTGCGTCATTGTTTAGAGGAAAGCGGGTGACATTTGCCTCCCCACAGTCATTATCAGTGAGGCTTTTGTTTCATTCAACTGAAGCTGCAGCCAGAACAAAGCACATTAGCAATGCAAAGGTCTGCAAATTCTACAGTTGTCACTCTTTAAATCAGACCAACAATTTACCAAGTACAGTTTGCAGACATTTAGGCTCTTCCCTCATCAGCTTcctaatttatgttttttacattcatcTATAATAATCTATGATTATGGCTTTACTACCACTCCCTCTATTGAGTGAGATGCCAGCACAGAGAGAATATGGGTTGGTCATTTAATCATAGAAAGGCAACGCCCATCACTGTGCAGGTTAAATACCTGAATGTTATTTTGCTTATCTGGGCTGGGAAAATGGTGAAGTTAATTCACTTAAAATAGGCTAAATGACAGTATTATTCAAATTATGCGTCCAAATAAAGAGAAATCTTCTGAGGAGCTACCCTGTTCCTGTGTCAGTAGACATTCAATTCATATTACACTACTAGTAGACAGGGGTTCAAAGTGAAATACAAGCTGTGCTTTTGTTCAGTCAAGAAAATGCTGTCATAACAGAGATGGATCATATTATCTGTGTCCTTGTACTCATTTACAGGTAAGAAGCAGGACCTGTGGTATGTGGTGGACCTGCTGACTGGGGAGAAGCAACAGACCCTGACTTCTTCCTTTGCTGAGATGCTGTGTccttcttcatctcttctctaTCTAGGGCGCACAGGTAAAACTCAAACCTGCATCTCAAATTGAGCAATGATTTTTCtgaatgagttttattttatttagatgatAATGATAGCCCATCCCATTCAGCAGGTTTTCATGTCTTGCATGTTCTAACCCTTCGTGTCTCAGTTTTCCATCCTATGAATCCAATATTTTGTAAGCAAGGAAGTCCTTTTATTACACTGTTTACACCCAGAACTGAATACCCAAACAATGCCTTTTGTAAATGTTACATAAGCATCctaaaatcaatacaatattttttgcatttgGCAGTACATGTCTGTTGTTTATCTTCTTGTTAGAGTATACCATCACCATGTATGACACCAAGAGCAGAGAGTTGCGTTGGAATGCCACCTATTCTGACTACGCCTCCACCCTTCCTGATGATGATACCAAATACAGTAAGTCTCTTGgacactgacttttttttgtaGATTAAATTTCTGGTGCTAATcacattttttcccctctctctctcccacctaACAGAGATGGCACATTTTGTGTCCAATGGTGATGGCCTTGTAGTGACTGTGGACAGCGAATCTGGAGACGTTCAGTGGGTCCAGAACTACAACTCCCCAGTAGTGGCCATGTATATCTGGCAGCGTGAGGGCCTCCGCAAAGTTCCCCATACTAATGTGGCTGTGGAAACATTGCGCTACCTCACTTTCATGTCGGGAGAAGTTGGGCGCATTACCCAGTGGAAGTACCCGTTCCCCAAAGAGAACAAACCCAAGAATAAGTTCATGTAAGCAGACAGGGTGtaatcactgtttgttttctttttttgtcaatgGCCACTGTTTGTAGGCTTTAATTTTTATGAATGTTACTACTGTGACAGATCTCATTTGGATATTTGTCTCCTTTAAGTCATGAACCaatatatcattttatattCTTCAAATAGAATTAACAACCATTTGTtcttaaacattaacattttcattccAGTTATATAAGAGCCTATGTTACTGATGGAATGAAAtcaaaatatgattttatttctgtatcaTTGTTTAATATTGGAATTTAATTATATCTAACTAGTGGGTGACAGAGAATGCGTTATACtgaatgttgtgtttacacCTGCAAGCGTTTGCCTGTTTGGAAGTGATAAAGTACTTTGACATTATTTCAGTTCttcaaattgtattttgtcACACTGTTCAGCACATAACATGATGTGTGGCGTTTTTACATATAGGTAAGCAATTGTTTGcctctgctttttctctgtcagGGCCACCCTGTATGTGGGTAAATACTCCACCAGTCTGTATGCCTCTCCCTCCCTGGTGCATGATGGAGTCACTGTGGTGGTGAGTGACAGTTATGCCGATCTCCATTTAAGCAAAACACAGTCCTTATCAGTAAGATATGAAAAATTATTACTGTTAAAATATGATCACGTTTTATGTTGACTCCGACTTGTGCAGTTGTTCCCCCACTTTAAACTGTTAAAGTTTCATGAGTGATTTTTCAAGTATGCGAGTGACATCATATGCATACATCCTGTTTCAGTTGTGTTGTAGCTTGCCCCTGCACAGATCAGCTTGCCTCACAGGCTGCTTCTCTCAAATAATTATTAAGCATTTCTCCAAGGATGCTAATGTTACTCATCTGATTCATGTGAGATATCTTaaatgttggtgtgttttttatgcaaAGCCTCGTGGCAGCAGCTTCCCCATGCTCGAGGGTCCCAACAGccaggagacagaagaggatAAGGAGTGTGTCATCACACCCAGCACCAGTGTCAAGTTCAATGCTGCGCTTCGGGAGCGAAACCATATCAACTTCATGAAGAACTATCTGCTCCTCATAGGTATATTACATTAGCAGATATATCAGAATGTAAAATTAGGTctaaacattttcttgtttcttaACTGGTACTATGATGATGGTGGTTTGAGGGTCAACACATAAATTAATAGTTAATTCTGGGTGTTTGACATGAGGACGACATCTATAATGTGGTTTCTCCTGTGACTTATGTTGAGAAGTTTCATTGTCATTACTGTACATCTCAATTTGAAGGACTGGGCtttgaatgttttgttataGTTTGGGTGAATATATTGTGCTGAGACTGCCCTCTGGTGGattaataatcataattaaaaacccaacacaaaaaaatatttggttTTCTGGCTATGATGTAAACACTCATTAAagtttctctctcctgttcagGTCATCATGAGACACCCCCTGAAGCTCATAATAAGATTCTGGAAAAGTTCCCAGACAGCTTTCCTCGTAATCAAGCCAATGTAATCCCACCTACTACTGAGAAGAAAGTAGAGGAggtgtgatttatttatttactagaAATTCTTACAAATATATTCCAGCATCAAGAGTGAGCAAGCActatttttattctattctttgtctcctccctctgtgatgtagaagGTGAATGATAGTGGTATGGATGATGGCCCCCCTCCTCCACTGCCTGAAACATCAATCCAGGAACCTGGAACTGGTGGTCGTACTATTCGCCCAGAAGCCCCTGTGGACTCTATGCTTAAAGATATGGCCACCATCATCTTTTCCACCTTCCTCCTTGCTGGATGGGTGGCCTTTGTGATTACCTATCCTAAAGTAAGTCAAACATCAAATGAGTGGTCGAGTGAGTAATACTTCATGAGCTTTACAGAAGGAAACCTCTTTAGAATAAAGCTTTTATCTTGCATTGAAAATCTGCAATATAAAATCTATGTAAAGGTACAGGAGTACTGGCAGCATGAAGCATCAGTATGTTGGTATGTTAGAATCGGTGCCAGTTTTATTCAGTCACCTGGGTAATGTAGGGCAGTCCCAGCCTATGTTATTTATTGTAGCTTTATGGGCAAAACTTACAAAAAGAAATCTAATTTCCTTTCATTACAACTGTACAttcatgttaattaaatttttaGGATCAGGATCTGTTTTTAGAGTAGATTTGCCAAAGCTTTTTAGGCGCTTATTGACATCTGGAACAATATACTGATGACTTAACAAAGTAacagttttgatgtttttagaGTTTCAGCCTTAGTGTCCTCTTTTACCACAGAGTGtacacaagcagcagcagctgcagcaccaggAGTtccagagacagatggaggagaGGTTGGAGCTGCTCCAGAGGCAGCAGCCTTTTTCCCCTGCAGATGCAGGCCTGGGTTTGGCCCCAGACGGCGACTACCTGGAGGTGGCCCACACTCGTTCTGAATGCTCAGACCACAGCAGCCCAAATGTCACCCCGCGTGCATCCAACCACTCCAActtgtctgtgtctgagctggGCAGTTCAGCCAATGAACATGAAGACGGAGGTAAAGATGAGGAATCCAAGCTTACATTTcactatttgtttgtttaacatttCGATagccattttttaaatgataccTTTGTCTTATCAGAGGACGACTCCAGTGTTGTGAAAGTTGGCAACATAACTTTCAATCCGAAAGAGGTCTTAGGTCATGGTGCTGAAGGCACCATTGTGTACAAGTAAGTCTAAACAACAGCCAAAAAAATGTTCATGATGTTTAACTGTATTATTGCAGAAAATCACTAGTATCATTCAATGTTGTATTTCCACTCTTTCACCACAAGGGGTCAGTTTGACAACCGTCCAGTGGCAGTCAAGAGAATTCTCCCAGAGTGCTTCAGCTTTGCAGACAGAGAAGTCCAACTCCTGAGGGAATCGGATGAGCACCCAAATGTCATTCGCTACTTCTGCACTGAAAGGGACCGGCAGTTCCAGTACATCGCCATTGAGCTGTGTGCGGCTTCACTTCAGGAGGTGATAAATGGCTTAATAGATCACATTGTATGATTCTATGACTGTcactgtgaggaccagcattaatttttcacttttGGAGTGACGACAAAGGTTAAAAGTGAGTTCTTCAGATGTCAAGTATTTTGGTTGTAGTAtccttgtttgatgttttcagtgtcattatgtacagtatagttaTACT of Anabas testudineus chromosome 8, fAnaTes1.2, whole genome shotgun sequence contains these proteins:
- the LOC113157385 gene encoding serine/threonine-protein kinase/endoribonuclease IRE1; the protein is MDWTASSRALVWCILALLCCAAFPQKGLGSASTVSLPESLLFVSTLDGNLHAVSKKSGSIKWTLKEDPVLQVPTHVAEPAFLPDPNDGSLYSLGGKNNEGLTKLPFTIPELVQASPCRSSDGVLYMGKKQDLWYVVDLLTGEKQQTLTSSFAEMLCPSSSLLYLGRTEYTITMYDTKSRELRWNATYSDYASTLPDDDTKYKMAHFVSNGDGLVVTVDSESGDVQWVQNYNSPVVAMYIWQREGLRKVPHTNVAVETLRYLTFMSGEVGRITQWKYPFPKENKPKNKFMATLYVGKYSTSLYASPSLVHDGVTVVPRGSSFPMLEGPNSQETEEDKECVITPSTSVKFNAALRERNHINFMKNYLLLIGHHETPPEAHNKILEKFPDSFPRNQANVIPPTTEKKVEEKVNDSGMDDGPPPPLPETSIQEPGTGGRTIRPEAPVDSMLKDMATIIFSTFLLAGWVAFVITYPKSVHKQQQLQHQEFQRQMEERLELLQRQQPFSPADAGLGLAPDGDYLEVAHTRSECSDHSSPNVTPRASNHSNLSVSELGSSANEHEDGEDDSSVVKVGNITFNPKEVLGHGAEGTIVYKGQFDNRPVAVKRILPECFSFADREVQLLRESDEHPNVIRYFCTERDRQFQYIAIELCAASLQEYVEKTDFDRHGLEPVMLLQQTMSGLAHLHSLNIVHRDLKPHNILVSMPNAHGRVRAMISDFGLCKKLAVGRHSFSRRSGVPGTEGWIAPEVLSEDCKDNPTCTVDIFSAGCVFYYVVSEGSHPFGKSLHRQANILLGRYSLDHLQTDKHADIVARDLIEQMLRMEPHSRPSAESILKHPFFWSLEKELQFFQDVSDRIEKEPLDGPIVRQLERGGRAVVKSDWREHITVPLQTDLRKFRSYKGGSVRDLLRAMRNKKHHYRELPAEVQETLGSIPDDFVSYFTSRFPHLLMHTYLAMRTCAPERPFLPYYSAAEQLAKTLFECTHPGLQRQNESFSQQLSAPTSSPPSLPQEPTHPSQQVCHTAPAKSVPSTLPDKPVSSIQTLQPALSTQTDLHSQTVNSTFASESPTVSLRQRESIQSEVNTLSELPAQDDEPV